The proteins below come from a single Mucilaginibacter mali genomic window:
- a CDS encoding PAS domain-containing protein yields MIDNSYWSVLFNASPQPTLLLKADHPAYTIAFANAASEAFINSSRGDLAGNSFTSLLQTHSVGVEKVSHMLHHALQYKTAQKLPSVKFDLQPPPTGSGVKYADIIGTPILGDDGEVEFISCIINDVTELVAAKQNERATREDLVKYEKFLSESQRIALIGNWEVDMINNIITWSDVLKEIYEVPADYQPTFESGLAFYKDDYHRAIIIDAVNEAAGRNSVFDVELEIVTAAGNARWIRSTGKADVKDDQCVRLYGVTQDITTSKIAEKALTESRNQYQALVESVEGVVWEADATTFKFTYISNKIKSILGYTPEQWLSDPNFWANHIYQDDREWAVTYCQDQTKEVLNHVFDYRMIKADGGIVWIKDLVSVIAENGKPKLLRGVMIDITESKLMASLDNLEKSVLELAANKGEDQYSILVMYLKGIENLLPHMRCSLLQVKNNKVYTLAAPSLPKDYTDAINGQPIGSQAGSCGASAYRKEKIIVADISTSPLWEKYRDCALKYNIRSSWSCPIINSDGDVMAVFGMYYDEVKEPDDTEQLIIERSAAILKVILENKQRARIIEENTMLMTQGQELANFGNWQWDIKNNTVEWSDVLYNIYGVDKRHHMATYESYLSMLHPDDREPVSNIILNALHTREDTVFEERIMRPDGEMRHLKSWGRVICDAAGSPEKMIGSCLDITSTKIAESQLWDIAWMQSHLVRAPLARLMGLVGLMKEEHQTGNDIEAELLDYIMTTAQELDKVVTDISNKTVQKV; encoded by the coding sequence ATGATAGACAATAGCTACTGGAGCGTTTTATTTAATGCTTCCCCTCAACCAACCTTATTATTAAAGGCAGACCACCCTGCTTATACCATCGCTTTTGCCAACGCGGCCAGCGAGGCGTTCATTAATTCGTCGCGGGGAGATCTGGCTGGTAACAGTTTTACCAGCTTGCTGCAGACGCATTCGGTTGGCGTGGAAAAGGTATCGCACATGCTGCATCATGCGCTGCAATATAAAACAGCGCAAAAACTGCCCTCCGTTAAATTTGATCTTCAGCCCCCCCCAACCGGTAGCGGGGTTAAATATGCCGATATTATCGGCACCCCAATATTAGGCGATGATGGCGAAGTGGAGTTTATCAGCTGCATTATTAACGATGTTACCGAACTTGTTGCCGCAAAGCAAAACGAACGCGCCACCCGCGAAGACCTTGTTAAATACGAGAAGTTTTTAAGCGAATCGCAACGTATTGCCCTTATTGGCAATTGGGAGGTTGATATGATCAATAATATCATCACCTGGAGCGATGTGCTGAAGGAAATATACGAGGTACCGGCCGACTATCAGCCAACGTTTGAATCGGGCCTGGCTTTTTATAAGGATGATTACCACCGGGCTATTATCATCGACGCGGTAAATGAAGCCGCCGGACGGAACAGCGTATTTGATGTGGAACTGGAAATAGTTACCGCGGCAGGTAATGCACGGTGGATCCGCAGCACAGGTAAGGCCGACGTAAAGGACGATCAATGTGTGCGATTATACGGCGTAACACAAGATATCACCACATCTAAAATAGCCGAAAAAGCGCTGACCGAATCGCGCAACCAATACCAGGCGCTGGTAGAGTCGGTAGAGGGTGTGGTATGGGAGGCCGACGCCACTACTTTTAAGTTTACCTACATCAGCAACAAGATAAAAAGCATACTTGGTTATACGCCCGAACAATGGCTGAGCGACCCCAATTTTTGGGCCAATCACATTTACCAGGACGACCGTGAATGGGCCGTAACCTACTGCCAGGATCAAACCAAAGAGGTTTTAAACCACGTTTTTGATTACCGCATGATCAAAGCCGACGGTGGTATTGTATGGATCAAAGACCTGGTATCGGTTATTGCCGAAAACGGCAAGCCTAAACTATTGCGGGGGGTAATGATCGACATTACTGAATCGAAGCTGATGGCCAGCCTGGATAACCTCGAAAAAAGCGTACTGGAACTTGCCGCCAATAAAGGGGAAGACCAGTACAGCATTTTGGTAATGTACCTGAAAGGTATCGAAAACCTGTTACCGCATATGCGATGCTCTTTATTACAAGTTAAAAATAATAAGGTATACACGCTGGCTGCGCCGTCGCTCCCGAAGGACTATACAGATGCCATCAACGGTCAGCCCATCGGTTCGCAGGCAGGCTCCTGCGGTGCATCAGCCTACCGCAAGGAAAAGATAATAGTTGCCGATATATCAACCAGCCCTTTGTGGGAAAAATATAGGGACTGCGCTTTAAAGTACAATATCCGGTCATCATGGTCGTGCCCTATCATCAACAGCGATGGCGACGTAATGGCCGTATTTGGCATGTACTACGATGAGGTGAAGGAACCGGACGATACCGAGCAACTGATCATCGAGCGATCGGCCGCTATTTTAAAGGTTATCCTCGAAAATAAGCAGCGGGCAAGGATCATCGAAGAAAACACCATGCTGATGACCCAGGGACAGGAACTCGCCAACTTTGGCAACTGGCAATGGGATATCAAAAATAATACGGTTGAATGGTCGGACGTATTATATAACATATACGGCGTGGATAAAAGGCACCATATGGCCACCTACGAAAGTTACCTCTCCATGCTGCACCCCGATGACCGGGAGCCTGTAAGTAATATCATACTTAATGCGTTGCACACGCGCGAGGACACGGTGTTTGAAGAGCGGATCATGCGCCCCGATGGCGAAATGCGGCACCTGAAATCATGGGGCAGGGTAATTTGCGATGCCGCCGGCAGCCCCGAAAAAATGATCGGCTCCTGCCTGGATATCACCAGCACCAAAATAGCCGAATCGCAATTGTGGGATATCGCCTGGATGCAATCGCACCTGGTGCGCGCGCCGCTGGCCCGCCTGATGGGCCTGGTAGGGCTAATGAAGGAGGAACACCAAACCGGTAACGATATCGAGGCAGAATTACTGGATTATATAATGACCACCGCGCAGGAACTGGATAAAGTTGTTACCGATATTTCAAACAAAACAGTGCAAAAGGTATAA
- a CDS encoding zinc ribbon domain-containing protein YjdM: MTELSPCPLCKSTFTYEMDNLLVCPECGHEWSAEENSAGEQEFVVKDSNGNILQNGDSVVVIKNLPVKGSSQSIKAGTKVKNIRLVDSDHNIDCKIDGFGAMALKSEFVKKA, from the coding sequence ATGACCGAATTAAGCCCCTGCCCGCTGTGCAAATCAACTTTTACCTATGAAATGGACAACCTGCTTGTTTGCCCCGAGTGCGGCCATGAGTGGAGCGCGGAAGAAAATAGTGCTGGCGAACAGGAGTTTGTGGTAAAGGACAGCAACGGAAACATCCTGCAAAACGGGGATTCGGTGGTGGTTATCAAAAATCTGCCGGTAAAAGGCTCGTCGCAAAGCATAAAGGCGGGCACCAAAGTAAAAAACATCCGTTTGGTAGATAGCGATCATAATATCGACTGCAAAATAGACGGCTTCGGCGCGATGGCGCTTAAATCGGAATTTGTGAAAAAAGCGTAA
- a CDS encoding YoaK family protein, with product MLRHTGQRRGFVHNLRLAILLCLNAGFINAAGFIVFAVLTTNVTGHAALLAVNLTTGQFHSASVVALWLLLFLAGAFTSSLYIGKVGRDKPFAYTAPIIAIIVIVLAVAFFGHDYKHTLPKTEIFAGSLLFAMGMQNALVSMVSGSVVRTTHLTGMFTDLGIDLSNAFLSRKKLNPVGNRRIILRLCIITFFLLGGLIGGFSFLYLSFSAFYIPAGLLLVVLFYDYFRMRVILIRHRLRTPAN from the coding sequence ATGCTGCGTCATACCGGACAACGAAGAGGTTTTGTGCATAACCTGCGCCTGGCTATATTGCTTTGCCTGAATGCCGGCTTTATCAATGCCGCCGGCTTTATTGTTTTTGCCGTACTAACAACTAATGTAACCGGCCATGCAGCCTTGCTGGCGGTTAACTTAACCACCGGGCAATTCCACTCGGCAAGTGTTGTTGCACTGTGGTTGTTATTGTTTTTGGCAGGGGCCTTTACATCCAGTTTATATATTGGGAAGGTTGGCCGCGATAAGCCGTTTGCGTATACGGCGCCTATTATAGCTATTATTGTAATTGTGCTGGCAGTTGCGTTTTTTGGCCATGATTACAAGCATACTTTGCCAAAAACCGAAATTTTTGCCGGTAGTTTATTGTTTGCAATGGGTATGCAAAACGCTTTGGTATCTATGGTGTCCGGCTCAGTTGTACGGACGACGCACTTAACCGGAATGTTCACCGATCTTGGCATCGATCTTTCAAACGCTTTTTTATCACGCAAAAAACTGAATCCAGTTGGCAACAGGCGCATCATTTTGCGGCTTTGCATTATCACGTTTTTTTTATTGGGTGGGTTGATTGGGGGCTTTTCTTTCCTTTACCTCAGTTTTTCGGCTTTTTACATCCCGGCCGGTTTATTACTTGTTGTTCTTTTCTACGATTATTTCCGCATGCGCGTTATCCTTATTCGTCATCGTTTGCGAACACCGGCAAATTAA
- a CDS encoding lipocalin family protein, whose translation MNTQINLKKLAPYAVAGAAIAAGITLWSEAQSGLPKGAIVVNNFEINSYLGQWYEIARFNYRFEKGLQNVTAHYSLNKNGTVKVINRGQEISTGRWRESTGKAKFAGEENIGMLKVSFFGPFYAAYNVIAIADDYQHALVAGKNLDYLWLLSRAPEMPDAVRNSFLQKAWAIGYDVGKLVWTQQQAADEMPIPTVS comes from the coding sequence ATGAATACACAGATCAACCTTAAAAAATTAGCGCCCTATGCTGTAGCGGGCGCCGCAATTGCTGCGGGTATAACCCTATGGTCGGAGGCACAGAGTGGTTTACCTAAGGGTGCCATTGTGGTAAACAATTTTGAAATTAACAGCTATTTAGGACAATGGTATGAAATAGCCCGTTTTAATTACCGCTTTGAAAAAGGACTGCAAAACGTTACCGCCCATTATTCGCTAAACAAGAACGGAACGGTTAAAGTAATTAACCGCGGCCAGGAAATATCCACCGGCCGATGGAGGGAAAGCACCGGTAAGGCCAAATTTGCCGGCGAAGAAAACATTGGTATGCTGAAAGTATCGTTCTTTGGGCCGTTTTATGCGGCCTATAACGTGATAGCTATTGCCGATGACTACCAGCATGCGCTTGTGGCCGGTAAAAATTTAGATTACCTGTGGCTATTGTCCCGTGCCCCGGAAATGCCCGACGCGGTACGAAACAGCTTCCTGCAAAAAGCATGGGCCATTGGTTATGATGTGGGTAAGCTGGTATGGACCCAACAGCAGGCGGCTGATGAAATGCCGATACCAACGGTTAGCTAA
- a CDS encoding S41 family peptidase: MTKYLDDNFKSLDHLETETEFYKLLATTCARVNDEHLIPTPSKDYYLSLKNTHHYLPFSLKIIDRRFYVLASAQPNSPIPAGSEILSINGRPVEDILNTLLPTIPSDGYIQTFNIRHLEDYSMTEEENLFDLNYPIFVEDTDAYRVEFTDIADRSKKKVATLTGLDEQTYKRFFYSRTKLTAPLEFKYLKKDIAYLRISSFLKWHRNRFKQDFTVLYDSVFTTLNLKHTKNLILDLRNNEGGDGTGEKLLTYLLTKPYKHFEAAELKFKGYAPVAEYLENGKDLLFADSLVNQTSTGMYQLKNKYMPLLGKQQPNATHYKGNLYVLINGASGSMAAVVANFLKGNGRAVFIGEESGGTMEGNTSHNIGRLVLPHTKIRVQIPLVKTTNALAFTKGRGVEPEYAVSPKIDDILKGADTELNFALDLISSKK, encoded by the coding sequence ATGACTAAATACTTAGACGACAATTTCAAATCGTTAGATCATCTTGAAACGGAAACTGAATTTTACAAACTCTTAGCTACCACCTGTGCAAGGGTTAACGATGAGCATTTGATCCCAACACCATCGAAAGACTACTATCTCTCGTTAAAAAACACCCATCATTACCTCCCCTTTTCCTTAAAAATTATCGACAGAAGATTTTACGTCCTCGCGTCAGCGCAACCCAACAGTCCTATCCCTGCGGGATCGGAAATTCTTTCCATTAACGGAAGACCTGTTGAAGATATCCTGAATACCTTATTGCCCACCATCCCGTCCGACGGGTATATCCAAACTTTTAATATTCGCCATCTGGAAGATTACAGCATGACGGAAGAGGAAAACCTTTTTGATCTGAATTACCCAATTTTTGTAGAAGATACAGATGCATACCGGGTAGAATTTACAGATATCGCTGATCGGTCAAAAAAGAAGGTAGCAACACTCACCGGCCTTGATGAACAGACCTATAAGCGTTTTTTCTACAGCCGAACAAAATTGACGGCTCCATTGGAGTTTAAATATCTAAAAAAAGACATTGCTTACCTGCGTATCTCCTCCTTTTTAAAATGGCATCGAAACCGTTTTAAACAAGACTTTACTGTTCTGTACGATAGTGTTTTCACCACACTAAATTTAAAGCATACCAAAAATCTGATCCTGGATCTGAGAAATAACGAAGGTGGCGATGGTACAGGCGAAAAGTTGCTGACCTATCTTTTAACAAAGCCGTATAAACACTTTGAAGCTGCCGAACTAAAATTTAAAGGCTACGCGCCGGTGGCCGAATACCTGGAAAACGGCAAAGACCTGCTTTTTGCAGATTCGCTGGTCAATCAAACAAGTACAGGGATGTACCAGCTTAAAAACAAGTATATGCCGCTGCTTGGCAAGCAGCAACCAAATGCCACTCATTACAAAGGGAATTTATATGTGCTCATCAACGGCGCATCCGGCTCTATGGCAGCTGTGGTGGCTAATTTTCTAAAGGGAAACGGACGGGCTGTATTTATTGGAGAAGAAAGCGGCGGAACGATGGAGGGCAATACCTCGCACAATATCGGCAGGTTGGTTTTACCGCATACTAAAATAAGGGTTCAAATACCTTTAGTAAAAACAACAAACGCCCTTGCCTTTACTAAAGGCCGGGGCGTTGAGCCGGAATATGCGGTTAGCCCCAAAATTGACGATATTTTAAAAGGCGCCGATACGGAATTAAATTTCGCGCTCGATCTAATCTCATCAAAAAAGTGA
- a CDS encoding FecR family protein: protein MSKKEARDLIHKFKNKQATPEEEEKLRYWLHYLNEDKPTDLTGEELDRAEDDIWDKLQFAEAHRRSIIRPWMAAAAAVLVMFSVAGYFYMGRNDNVPAKSQIATVKAIVPGGNNAVLTLAGGKKIILNNAAEGDLVKQSGITIRKTSAGQIVYDVSGGDNTDTEAPITYNTIETPIGGQYQVKLADGSMVWLNAATKLRFPTRFVGTERRVELSGEGYFEVAHNKDMPFKVQSSRQEVTVLGTHFDISTYDDEPEVRTVLLQGSVRVSLLNKDTKPALLKPGQQAMLAANGINVSTADTTVAVAWKNGNFRFDDEKLESVMRKVARWYNVTVVFDNEKLKTETFNGVIQRFAKVSDLLKMLEAVGKVKFKVEGNRIHVMKKIN from the coding sequence ATGAGCAAGAAAGAAGCCCGCGACCTTATTCATAAGTTTAAAAACAAGCAAGCCACGCCCGAAGAGGAAGAGAAGCTGAGATACTGGCTGCATTATTTAAACGAGGATAAACCAACCGACCTGACAGGGGAAGAGTTAGACCGCGCCGAAGATGACATCTGGGATAAACTGCAATTTGCGGAAGCACACAGGCGTTCCATCATTCGCCCATGGATGGCAGCTGCCGCGGCTGTGTTGGTAATGTTTAGCGTTGCCGGCTATTTTTATATGGGGCGTAACGATAATGTTCCCGCTAAATCACAGATCGCTACCGTCAAAGCCATCGTCCCCGGCGGAAATAATGCCGTGCTTACCCTGGCCGGGGGCAAAAAGATCATCCTGAACAATGCTGCCGAAGGCGACCTGGTGAAGCAATCGGGCATAACTATCCGCAAAACCTCAGCCGGGCAAATTGTATACGATGTAAGCGGCGGTGATAACACGGATACCGAAGCCCCCATCACCTACAATACCATCGAAACCCCCATTGGCGGCCAATATCAGGTAAAACTGGCCGATGGCAGTATGGTATGGCTTAACGCGGCCACTAAACTGCGTTTCCCAACTCGATTTGTGGGCACCGAACGCCGGGTGGAATTATCTGGCGAGGGCTATTTTGAGGTGGCCCATAATAAGGACATGCCTTTTAAGGTGCAATCAAGCAGGCAGGAGGTAACCGTGTTGGGTACCCACTTTGATATTTCTACTTACGATGATGAACCCGAGGTGCGCACCGTGCTGTTGCAGGGTTCGGTAAGAGTAAGCCTGCTGAATAAGGATACTAAACCGGCGTTGCTGAAGCCCGGTCAGCAGGCTATGCTGGCGGCAAATGGCATAAATGTAAGCACTGCCGATACTACCGTAGCCGTAGCCTGGAAGAACGGCAACTTCCGCTTTGATGACGAGAAACTGGAAAGCGTAATGCGCAAGGTGGCCCGCTGGTATAATGTAACCGTGGTGTTTGATAATGAAAAGCTAAAAACCGAAACCTTTAACGGCGTGATCCAACGCTTCGCTAAGGTATCCGACCTGCTGAAAATGTTGGAAGCGGTAGGCAAGGTGAAGTTTAAGGTAGAGGGCAACCGGATCCATGTAATGAAGAAGATCAATTGA